The following proteins are encoded in a genomic region of Drosophila willistoni isolate 14030-0811.24 chromosome 3R, UCI_dwil_1.1, whole genome shotgun sequence:
- the LOC6651240 gene encoding protein maelstrom, producing MDQSSTHHRNGKGTRAELEKAAADLEKEKLIAEIQIERMVLLARHNQELDKTNFVFAAFNHFVYENNTGIHSPAEFSACEFALHYGKMSILSTLINPGELCLGQAFKAMHHSNNTHQLPLPPNAEGESMSKVYRDIIKYLKNCLNGKPLIVFTPTQEVAIVKSCFDYMQTACELDYTDDSDDEDGKKDPLPPILVYDIQYLFFYLKKETMGMMGQPNEGIKHDVTNTIFLRDFFEFEERIACQFHEEIDRSRYCTRSQVVRWVYTFCDYMCKDLGITMEPGKHAPSFKPLDTSSD from the exons ATGGATCAG TCGTCAACCCACCATCGAAATGGTAAAGGCACCCGTGCTGAGTTAGAGAAGGCAGCGGCAGATttggaaaaggaaaaactaatTGCAGAGATCCAAATAGAACGAATGGTTCTTCTTGCTCGTCACAATCAGGAATTGGACAAGACCAATTTTGTATTTGCCGCTTTCAATCATTTTGTATATGAAAACAATACGGGGATTCATTCACCCGCCGAATTTTCGGCGTGTGAATTCGCCCTACATTACGGAAAGATGTCTATCCTCAGCACTTTGATCAATCCGGGTGAGTTATGCTTAGGGCAAGCATTTAAGGCCATGCATCATTCGAACAACACCCATCAATTGCCTTTGCCACCTAATGCCGAGGGTGAATCTATGAGCAAAGTTTATAGAGATAttataaaatacttaaaaaattgCTTAAATGGAAAGCCTCTGATCGTGTTCACGCCCACCCAAGAAGTGGCCATAGTAAAGTCATGCTTTGACTATATGCAAACTGCATGTGAACTTGATTATACGGACGACAGCGATGATGAAGATGGAAAAAAGGATCCCTTACCACCCATTCTCGTTTATGACATCCAATACCTATTCTTCTATTTAAAGAAGGAGACTATGGGAATGATGGGTCAACCAAATGAAGGCATCAAACATGATGTAACTAATACAATCTTTTTGCGTGATTTTTTTGAGTTTGAAGAGAGAATTGCTTGCCAATTCCATGAGGAAATCGATCGCTCCAGATACTGCACTCGCAGTCAGGTAGTCCGCTGGGTCTACACCTTTTGTGATTATATGTGCAAAGATTTGGGCATTACCATGGAACCTGGCAAACATGCTCCGTCCTTTAAGCCACTCGACACCTCATCCGATTGA
- the LOC6651241 gene encoding serine/threonine-protein kinase Warts gives MHPAGEKRGGRPNDKYTAEALESIKQDLTRFEVQNNHRNNQNYTPLRYTATNGRNDTLAPEYHHAKPPMEPPPSASPSPDVSVPPPPNIVGIQPVVGVGVGVGVGVGVALPTNGHVPKMINALIPPKLIRKPSIERDTTTHYLRCSPALDSGAGSSRSDSPHSHSHQPVGSRASTGQYSPSPSSFSDATPPAPPPRNPTAGNSATPPPPSSQAYKRRSPALTRPPALTPSSGTRGTSPVIPQNGQGPGLKTQQQQQQQQQQQQQQQQQLAHQMKALNLYPGGGSGAVVEPPPPYLINTVGGVAAAPPPPSYTASMQSRQSPTQSQQSDYRKSPSSGIYSATSAGSPSPITVSNSSGILPASGVASVTRPQPRVYQTRTQQPIIMQSVKSTQVQKPVLQTAVAPQSPVSASASNSPVHVLAAPPSYPQKSPAVVQQQQQAAAAAQQHSPLLGPTASVGGVVGVVVTAVKPPTPTTPPLIASALNGTVVSKPACMEPPSYAKSMQAKAATAQQQQQQQQQQQQQQVQHQQQQQQQLQALRALQAQAQQQHQQQQQQQQQQQQQQQQHQKASNGNSVRQLPPPPPYQSSRVTTPDISSNNNNNNIGAPEIKPNNNNNNIQITNSNLATTPPIPPAKYTNSGNGNGNSSGGSNGSSIASSSGGAKATSAAACKKIKHASPIPERKQISKEKEEERKEIRIRQYSPQAFKFFMEQHIENVIKSYRQRTYRKNQLEKEMSKVGLSDATQIEMRKMLNQKESNYIRLKRAKMDKSMFDKIKPIGVGAFGEVTLVKKIDTSNHLYAMKTLRKADVLKRNQVAHVKAERDILAEADNNWVVKLYYSFQDKDNLYFVMDYIPGGDLMSLLIKLGIFEEPLARFYIAEVTCAVDSVHKMGFIHRDIKPDNILIDRDGHIKLTDFGLCTGFRWTHNSKYYQENGNHSRQDSMEPWEDFSENGSRPTVLERRRMRDHQRVLAHSLVGTPNYIAPEVLERSGYTQLCDYWSVGVILYEMLVGQPPFLANSPLETQQKVIEWEKTLHIPPQAQLSPEATDLIRRLCAASDKRLGKSVEEVKAHDFFRGIDFADMRKQKAPYIPEIKHPTDTSNFDPVDPDKLRSNDSNVSSGDDFDLNDRQFHGFFEFTFRRFFDDRHHPDMTDDQAPVYV, from the exons AATTACACACCTCTGCGATACACCGCCACCAATGGACGCAATGATACACTTGCTCCAGAATATCATCATGCGAAACCTCCCATGGAACCACCACCATCGGCGTCTCCTTCGCCAGATGTTAGTGTTCCGCCACCGCCCAACATTGTAGGCATTCAGCCAGTTGTGGGTGTTGGCGTGGGCGTAGGCGTAGGGGTGGGAGTGGCTCTGCCAACCAACGGACATGTGCCAAAGATGATAAACGCTCTGATACCACCCAAGCTAATACGCAAGCCGAGCATAGAGCGCGACACCACAACCCATTATCTACGCTGCAGCCCAGCCCTGGACTCTGGTGCCGGAAGTTCGCGTTCGGATAGCCCCCACTCGCACTCCCATCAGCCGGTTGGCAGTAGGGCCAGCACCGGCCAATACTCGCCCTCGCCCAGCAGTTTCAGTGATGCCACCCCGCCAGCTCCACCGCCACGGAATCCGACGGCTGGCAACTCGGCCACGCCCCCACCGCCCAGCAGTCAGGCATATAAGAGACGTTCGCCGGCTCTGACACGACCGCCAGCGTTGACGCCAAGCAGTGGCACCCGCGGCACGTCACCGGTAATTCCTCAAAATGGTCAAGGGCCTGGCCTAAAGacccaacagcagcagcagcagcagcagcaacaacaacagcagcagcaacagcaactggCCCATCAGATGAAGGCTCTCAACTTGTATCCAGGTGGTGGCAGCGGAGCTGTGGTCGAGCCACCACCACCATATCTCATCAATACGGTGGGTGGGGTGGCAGCAGCACCTCCACCACCTAGTTACACCGCCTCCATGCAATCGCGACAATCGCCCACACAATCCCAGCAATCGGATTACCGCAAGTCACCCAGCAGTGGCATCTATTCGGCCACCTCGGCGGGTTCACCCAGTCCCATAACGGTCAGCAATAGCAGCGGAATATTGCCAGCCTCGGGAGTGGCATCGGTGACCAGACCGCAGCCACGAGTCTATCAGACACGCACCCAACAGCCGATCATCATGCAGAGCGTGAAGAGCACGCAGGTGCAGAAGCCGGTGCTGCAGACAGCCGTGGCTCCCCAGTCGCCTGTGAGTGCCTCGGCTAGCAATTCTCCAGTGCATGTGCTCGCAGCTCCACCCTCCTATCCGCAGAAATCACCGGCTGTggtccagcagcagcaacaagcgGCGGCTGCCGCCCAACAGCATTCGCCACTCCTCGGACCCACTGCATCAGTGGGTGGTGTTGTTGGTGTCGTGGTCACAGCGGTTAAGCCGCCAACACCCACCACTCCGCCTCTGATAGCCAGTGCTCTCAATGGTACGGTGGTCAGTAAGCCGGCGTGCATGGAACCGCCCTCATATGCCAAGAGTATGCAGGCCAAGGCGGCAACtgcacagcagcaacagcagcagcagcaacaacaacagcagcaacag gtgcaacaccagcagcagcaacagcaacagttgCAGGCGTTGCGAGCGCTTCAAGCTCAGgcgcagcagcaacatcaacaacaacagcagcagcagcaacaacaacaacaacagcagcagcagcatcaaaaGGCAAGCAATGGCAACTCTGTGAGACAAttaccgccaccaccaccttATCAAAGTAGTCGAGTGACCACTCCAGATATATCctccaataacaacaacaacaatataggAGCACCTGAGATCAAgcccaacaacaataacaacaacatacaGATCACAAATAGCAATCTGGCCACAACACCGCCAATACCACCTGCCAAATACACAAAcagtggcaatggcaatggcaacagtTCCGGCGGCAGTAATGGCTCCTCCATAGCATCATCATCCGGTGGTGCGAAAGCCACATCTGCGGCTGCTtgtaaaaaaatcaaacatgCCTCTCCCATACCCGAACGCAAACAGATCTCCAAAGAGAAGGAAGAGGAACGCAAAGAGATACGCATACGTCAATATTCACCACAGGCATTCAAATTCTTTATGGAGCAACACATTGAGAATGTTATCAAATCGTATCGACAGCGAACCTATCGCAAAAATCAATTGGAGAAGGAGATGAGCAAGGTGGGACTATCCGATGCGACACAAATCGAAATGCGTAAAATGTTGAATCAAAAGGAGAGCAACTACATCCGTTTGAAGCGGGCCAAAATGGATAAGAGTATGTTTGATAAAATCAAACCCATCGGTGTCGGTGCCTTCGGTGAGGTGACTTTGGTTAAGAAAATCGACACCTCCAATCATTTGTATGCCATGAAGACGCTGCGCAAGGCCGATGTCCTCAAACGCAATCAGGTGGCGCATGTTAAAGCCGAACGTGATATCTTGGCTGAGGCCGACAATAATTGGGTTGTCAAGCTCTATTATAGTTTTCAGGATAAggataatttatattttgtgatgGACTACATACCCG GTGGCGATCTGATGTCACTGCTAATCAAATTGGGCATCTTTGAGGAACCGCTGGCACGTTTCTACATAGCCGAAGTCACCTGTGCTGTGGACAGTGTACACAAAATGGGCTTCATTCACAG AGACATCAAGCCTGATAATATACTCATCGATAGGGACGGACATATAAAACTCACCGACTTTGGTCTCTGTACAGGTTTTCGATGGACACATAACTCCAAATACTATCAGGAAAATG GTAATCATTCCCGTCAGGATTCGATGGAACCTTGGGAGGACTTCTCTGAAAATGGTTCAAGGCCAACTGTATTAGAAAG ACGACGTATGCGTGATCATCAAAGAGTTTTGGCCCATTCACTGGTCGGTACACCTAACTATATAGCACCCGAGGTTCTGGAGCGTAGCGGTTATACACAATTATGTGACTACTGGAGTGTTGGTGTTATTCTCTATGAAATGCTTGTGGGTCAACCTCCATTTTTGGCCAATAGTCCACTGGAAACGCAACAGAAG GTCATTGAATGGGAGAAAACGTTACACATACCACCGCAGGCTCAACTTTCACCTGAGGCCACCGATCTGATAAGACGTCTTTGTGCCGCTTCTGATAAACGTCTGGGCAAGAGTGTCGAAGAGGTCAAGGCACACGATTTCTTTAGAGGCATCGATTTCGCCGATATGCGCAAACAGAAGGCACCGTATATACCAGAAATTAAACATCCCACCGATACATCCAATTTTGATCCTGTTGATCCAGATAAACTACGCTCCAATGATTCCAATGTGAGCAGCGGCGATGATTTCGATCTGAATGATAGGCAATTCCATGGATTTTTCGAATTTACCTTTAGAAGATTTTTCGATGATAGACATCATCCGGACATGACGGACGATCAGGCGCCGGTCTACGTCTGA
- the LOC124459750 gene encoding protein maelstrom-like gives MDQSSTHHRNGKGTRAELEKAAADLEKEKLIAEIQIERMVLLARHNQELDKTNFVFAAFNHFVYENNTGIHSPAEFSACEFALHYGKMSILSTLINPGELCLGQTFKAMHHSNNTHQLPLPPNAEGESMSKVYRDIIKYLKNCLNGKPLIVFTPTQEVAIVKSCFDYMQTACELDYTDDSDDEDGKKDPLPPILVYDIQYLFFYLKKETMGMMGQPNEGIKHDVTNAIFLRDFFEFEERIACQFHEEIDRSRYCTRSQVVRWVYTFCDYMCKDLGITMEPGKHAPFFKPLGTSSD, from the exons ATGGATCAG TCGTCAACCCACCATCGAAATGGTAAAGGCACCCGTGCTGAGTTAGAGAAGGCAGCGGCAGATttggaaaaggaaaaactaatTGCAGAGATCCAAATAGAACGAATGGTTCTTCTTGCTCGTCACAATCAGGAATTGGACAAGACCAATTTTGTATTTGCCGCTTTCAATCATTTTGTATATGAAAACAATACGGGGATTCATTCACCCGCCGAATTTTCGGCGTGTGAATTCGCCCTACATTACGGAAAGATGTCTATCCTCAGCACTTTGATCAATCCGGGTGAGTTATGCTTAGGGCAAACATTTAAGGCCATGCATCATTCGAACAACACCCATCAATTGCCTTTGCCACCTAATGCCGAGGGTGAATCTATGAGCAAAGTTTATAGAGATAttataaaatacttaaaaaattgCTTAAATGGAAAGCCTCTGATCGTGTTCACGCCCACCCAAGAAGTGGCCATAGTAAAGTCATGCTTTGACTATATGCAAACTGCATGTGAACTTGATTATACGGACGACAGCGATGATGAAGATGGAAAAAAGGATCCCTTACCACCCATTCTCGTTTATGACATCCAATACCTATTCTTCTATTTAAAGAAGGAGACTATGGGAATGATGGGTCAACCAAATGAAGGCATCAAACATGATGTAACTAATGCAATCTTTTTGCGTGATTTTTTTGAGTTTGAAGAGAGAATTGCTTGCCAATTCCATGAGGAAATCGATCGCTCCAGATACTGCACTCGCAGTCAGGTAGTCCGCTGGGTCTACACCTTTTGTGATTATATGTGCAAAGATTTGGGCATTACCATGGAACCTGGCAAACATGCTCCGTTCTTTAAGCCACTCGGCACCTCATCCGATTGA